In Juglans regia cultivar Chandler chromosome 13, Walnut 2.0, whole genome shotgun sequence, the following proteins share a genomic window:
- the LOC109006560 gene encoding uncharacterized protein LOC109006560 gives MEDLEEENEVIEVSEDFMNKGTKKGNNSLVGKLLSDRKVNKEVIRSTMNKTWKLNGSFVFYNIVPNMFVISFENQKDRQRVLEGKPWLFDNQLFVLNLFEGLTPPQKMNFDFEEFWVHLNNLPLACMSREVGMQIGAMVGNVKGVDLREDGIGWGSYLRVKIEIDLRKKISRGRTANVMGNKLWIPLSYEKLPKVCFKCGKIYHGGEGCLETEGSSDKFQYGVWLRASYSGRGKSSESSSNKVSENMGESEGDFNHSIGSLGEKES, from the coding sequence ATGGAGGAtttggaagaggaaaatgaagtgATTGAGGTGAGTGAAGATTTCATGAACAAGGGGACGAAGAAGGGTAATAATAGCTTGGTGGGGAAGTTGCTATCGGACCGAAAAGTGAACAAAGAGGTGATCAGATCCACTATGAATAAAACTTGGAAACTGAATGGCTCCTTTGTGTTCTATAATATCGTGCCCAACATGTTTGTTATTTCGTTTGAGAACCAGAAGGATAGACAGAGAGTTCTGGAGGGGAAGCCGTGGCTGTTCGATAATCAACTGTTTGTATTGAACCTATTTGAAGGCTTAACCCCCCCGCAGAAAATGAACTTTGATTTCGAGGAGTTCTGGGTACACCTAAACAATCTACCATTAGCATGTATGTCAAGAGAAGTGGGGATGCAGATTGGAGCTATGGTTGGAAATGTAAAAGGCGTGGATTTAAGGGAAGATGGGATAGGATGGGGAAGCTATCTAAGGGTTAAGATAGAAATAGACCTGAGAAAGAAAATTTCAAGGGGTCGAACAGCTAATGTGATGGGCAACAAATTGTGGATTCCGTTGAGCTATGAGAAGCTCCCTAAAGTGTGCTTTAAATGCGGCAAAATCTATCATGGGGGAGAGGGTTGTCTTGAGACGGAAGGCAGTAGTGATAAATTTCAATATGGGGTATGGCTTCGAGCTAGCTATTCGGGAAGGGGAAAGTCTTCAGAGTCTTCGAGCAACAAGGTTAGTGAGAATATGGGTGAGAGTGAGGGTGATTTTAACCATTCCATTGGTTCTTTGGGAGAAAAGGAGTCGTGA
- the LOC109006550 gene encoding uncharacterized protein LOC109006550: MKILSWNCQGLGNPQTVQNLLLLVKDKTPNVVFLMETKLVASKVEGIKRRLGWEGCFVVDPMGRKGGLALLWCKEKEVEILNYSQHHINAMVRSEEKKMSWLLSGFYGHPVVSKRKNTWDLLSLLNSASEMPWCVIGDFNEILCQTEKMGGRPRPETQMVDFRKALDDNRLFDLGWKGNKYTWSNKHMDSTFTKERLDRAVANLKWSETFCDRVVETLNVVQSDHMALMLDLRQQYLVNRKRRRLFRFEAKWIRDEEGAGVVERAWRRADVDPNPIRNIQRKLNGCKGDLIRWGNSKDKEVIALLK, from the coding sequence ATGAAAATACTTAGCTGGAACTGCcaggggcttgggaacccccaaACAGTTCAGAACCTTCTCCTGTTGGTGAAGGATAAGACACCCAATGTAGTCTTCTTGATGGAGACAAAACTAGTAGCTAGTAAGGTTGAGGGAATTAAAAGGAGACTGGGATGGGAGGGATGTTTTGTTGTGGACCCGATGGGGAGAAAAGGGGGGCTGGCATTGCTGTGGTGCAAGGAAAAAGAGGTGGAGATTCTAAACTACTCTCAACACCATATTAATGCAATGGTTAGGagtgaagagaagaaaatgtcGTGGCTGCTCTCTGGCTTCTACGGGCATCCAGTGGtgagtaaaagaaaaaacacttgGGATCTATTGTCTTTATTAAATTCTGCTAGTGAAATGCCTTGGTGTGTAataggagatttcaatgagattttgTGTCAAACTGAAAAAATGGGGGGCAGACCTAGGCCAGAGACTCAGATGGTTGATTTTAGGAAAGCTTTGGATGATAATAGACTCTTTGACTTAGGGTGGAAGGGAAACAAATACACGTGGAGTAACAAGCACATGGACAGCACCTTTACTAAGGAGAGGCTCGACAGGGCTGTTGCTAATCTAAAGTGGTCTGAAACTTTTTGTGATAGAGTGGTGGAGACTTTGAATGTAGTCCAATCAGACCATATGGCCTTAATGCTTGACTTGAGACAGCAATACTTAGTgaatagaaagagaagaaggTTGTTTAGATTTGAAGCAAAGTGGATAAGGGATGAGGAGGGGGCTGGTGTGGTAGAAAGGGCTTGGAGGAGGGCTGATGTAGATCCAAACCCAATTAGGAATATCCAAAGAAAGCTGAATGGGTGTAAAGGAGATTTAATCAGGTGGGGTAATTCAAAAGATAAAGAGGTGATAGCTTTGTTGAAGTAG
- the LOC109006533 gene encoding uncharacterized protein LOC109006533, producing the protein MHPGILARQVQDELSLYKETNKISSKSTTNYIERGSNLKWKLPAWPYVRVNFDAAFQKEEGRMGLSAIVRDSIGNVQAVVTGPKDHISSAAQAESVALLRAMDLCIELGFNQVCFEGDVKAIVDAVNTKGEDNSWIGQMIEDMQLLLRMNQAWSLRFVQRTVNRVAHMTAKLAITDSCEKCLGSRMALPRS; encoded by the coding sequence atgcATCCTGGTATTCTGGCGAGGCAAGTTCAGGATGAACTATCTCTATATAAGGAAACCAATAAGATCAGTTCAAAGAGTACAACAAATTATATTGAGAGAGGTTCTAACCTGAAGTGGAAGCTGCCTGCTTGGCCATATGTCAGAGTAAACTTTGATGCAGCCTTTCAAAAAGAAGAGGGAAGGATGGGTTTGAGTGCTATCGTTAGAGATTCAATCGGCAATGTACAAGCAGTGGTGACAGGCCCAAAGGATCATATCTCCTCAGCTGCCCAAGCTGAAAGTGTTGCTCTTCTTAGAGCTATGGATCTTTGCATAGAGCTTGGCTTCAACCAAGTTTGTTTTGAAGGGGATGTTAAGGCAATAGTGGATGCAGTAAACACCAAAGGTGAAGACAACTCGTGGATTGGCCAAATGATAGAGGATATGCAATTGTTATTGAGAATGAATCAAGCTTGGAGTCTGAGGTTTGTTCAAAGGACAGTAAACAGAGTTGCTCATATGACAGCCAAATTAGCAATTACGGATAGCTGTGAAAAATGCCTTGGCTCAAGGATGGCCCTCCCGAGGTCTTGA